The proteins below are encoded in one region of Juglans microcarpa x Juglans regia isolate MS1-56 chromosome 4D, Jm3101_v1.0, whole genome shotgun sequence:
- the LOC121260411 gene encoding probable pectinesterase/pectinesterase inhibitor 7, with amino-acid sequence MTSKLKLSCFLTFSYLVLFPLFVSLSFADSNSTSPVSSVTICKSTPDPAYCRSVLPNQTTANVYYYSRYSVRKAVSQSRKFLMLVDKYLRRNSTLTTSAIRALEDCRLLAGLNMDFLLSSFQTVNSTGRILSSQRAEDIQTFLSAILTNEQTCSDGLQATASAWSIKKGLSVPLASDTKLYSVSLALFTKGWVPRKKKSTAWQPKRKQVGFKNGRLPLKMSSRTRAIYESASRRKLLQSTDNDDEVLVSDIVTVSQDGTGNFTTINDAIAAAPNNSVLADGYFLIYVTEGVYEEYVSIAKKKKYLMMIGDGINQTIITGNRSVVDGWTTFNSATFAVVAPGFVAVNITFRNTAGAIKHQAVALRNGADLSTFYSCSFEAYQDTLYTHSLRQFYRECDIYGTVDFIFGNAAVVFQNCNLYPRLPMSGQFNAITAQGRTDPNQNTGTSIQNCRIRAADELASSNGTTQTYLGRPWKEYSRTVYVQTFMDRLINPAGWMAWNGEFALSTLYYAEYNNTGPGSNTTNRVTWSGYHVMNATEVANFTVANFLLGDDWLPQTGVPFAGGLII; translated from the exons ATGACTTCCAAGCTTAAGCTCTCCtgtttcttaactttttcatacCTCGTTCTATTTCCCTTGtttgtctctctttcttttgcTGATAGCAATTCAACCAGCCCGGTCTCATCAGTAACCATTTGCAAGTCCACCCCGGACCCTGCTTATTGCAGATCTGTACTCCCTAACCAAACCACGGCCAATGTGTATTACTATAGCAGGTATTCAGTCAGAAAAGCAGTGTCTCAATCCCGCAAATTTCTGATGCTGGTGGACAAGTATCTAAGGCGCAACTCCACCTTGACAACATCAGCAATTCGGGCACTCGAAGATTGCCGGCTGCTTGCCGGACTTAACATGGATTTCCTCTTGAGCTCCTTCCAAACTGTAAACTCTACTGGAAGAATTCTTTCTAGCCAGCGAGCGGAGGATATCCAAACTTTTCTTAGCGCCATTTTAACCAACGAGCAAACTTGTTCGGATGGCCTTCAAGCCACGGCTTCAGCTTGGAGCATAAAGAAGGGCCTCTCAGTCCCGCTTGCTAGTGACACTAAGCTGTATAGCGTCTCTCTAGCTCTTTTTACCAAGGGTTGGGTgcctagaaaaaagaaaagcacaGCATGGCAGCCTAAGAGGAAACAAGTTGGTTTTAAAAATGGACGCTTGCCCTTAAAAATGTCGAGCCGGACGCGAGCTATTTACGAGTCAGCGAGTCGTAGAAAGCTACTGCAGTCGACGGATAATGATGATGAGGTTCTGGTGTCTGACATCGTGACCGTGAGTCAAGATGGAACTGGAAACTTCACCACCATTAATGACGCCATTGCTGCAGCTCCAAACAACTCTGTTCTTGCCGATGGCTACTTCTTGATCTACGTCACGGAAGGTGTTTACGAAGAGTATGTGTCcattgccaagaaaaaaaagtacttgATGATGATTGGAGATGGTATCAACCAGACAATTATCACGGGCAACCGCAGCGTCGTTGATGGGTGGACAACCTTCAATTCCGCAACATTTg CTGTGGTCGCGCCAGGGTTTGTGGCCGTGAACATTACTTTCCGCAACACAGCCGGGGCAATCAAGCACCAGGCGGTAGCACTTCGAAATGGGGCAGACTTGTCTACGTTTTACAGCTGCAGCTTTGAAGCGTACCAGGACACCTTATACACACATTCTCTCCGACAATTTTATAGAGAGTGTGACATATATGGCACAGTCGATTTTATATTTGGAAACGCTGCAGTTGTTTTCCAAAATTGTAACCTATATCCTCGGCTGCCAATGAGTGGACAATTCAATGCCATCACAGCGCAAGGAAGAACAGACCCAAATCAGAACACGGGTACTTCAATTCAGAACTGTAGGATTAGAGCTGCAGATGAATTGGCATCGAGCAATGGCACAACTCAGACGTACTTGGGAAGGCCGTGGAAGGAGTACTCCAGGACAGTTTATGTGCAAACTTTCATGGATAGATTGATAAATCCTGCTGGTTGGATGGCGTGGAATGGGGAATTTGCGCTAAGCACATTGTATTATGCAGAGTACAACAACACGGGACCCGGATCAAACACTACAAACAGAGTGACATGGTCTGGTTACCACGTGATGAATGCCACGGAAGTTGCTAATTTCACGGTGGCAAACTTCTTGCTAGGGGATGACTGGCTGCCTCAAACAGGAGTGCCGTTCGCTGGTGGCTTGATCATATGA